The stretch of DNA TTCTCTTTGTTGTTGATTTCTgaatttcattgacatttttaaAGAGTCAAGCTTATAAGTCATGACCCCATCCAAAGCCAGAAATGATCCACTTGGAAACCCAAATGCTGAGGCTGTGTGTTTCCCTTGCTtgctttgttgttgctgctgcttggTGTTTTAATAGTTTCATCTCAGTTTTTAAAGGGGTCTCACCTGCATGTCAGAGGAAACTACCCACTTGCAAGTCCAGCCGAAGGCAGCTGTGCATCACCCTCACACGGAGAGCCTTTAGTCACCAGTCAAGCTGACAGAAAACGGTCTGTTCATCAAACAATCCTTTTCCTGTCTATCCTGCAGAGGATCTTTTTGAAGGCCCTCCTGAAGTCGTGGTTGAAGATGGTGTAGATGACAGGGTTCAGAGAGCTGTTGCAGTAACCAAACCAGAAGAAGAACTTGAAGAGGGTGTCGGGCACGGAGCAGCTCTTGCAGACAGCAGTGAGCGTGTAGGTGAAGAAAAAGGGAAACCAGCATATGACGAAGACCCCGATCACCACCGCCAGCACAAAGGTAAAGCGCTTCTCCCGGTTCTGCCTGCCCCTCCACCGGGACGCTTTGGCgttcctctcctcctccatcctcctgggCAAGCTGTCCCCCGGCTTGATCTGGCTCAGCTTGGTCTTGCCCTTGCATCTCTGGGGCCTCCCTTGCTTCCTGCACTGGTGGTTCTCATTGTGCTCCGAGGAGGAAGTCTCCTCCATGTCTATGCCATTGAGTTCCCTCTCTTGCCCTCCTTCTCCCTCCGTCACCTTCTCCCCATTGAGCTTGGCTGCTGCCGGCAGCTCCTCCTTATCTGCCAAGCCATTTTGCCTTTTATTGGGGTGTTCTCCTCTCTTGCTGGGGGGCACCCGGGTTCTCCTCTTGGCAATCTGATAGATACGTACGTAGACCAGAATCATGATGAGGCAGGGAGCGAAGAAGGAGCCAATGCAGGAGGAGATGATGTACCACTTCTCGTCGTTGATCTTGCACCCTGCTGCCCGGTCGGCCTGCTGCCCGTTCTTCTTCTCGATGGAGATGAGGGGCGGGAATGAGATGACGGCCGAGATGACCCAGACGATGAAGATGATGCACTTGATGCGGCGTGGCGTGCGCTTGAGGTTATACTCGATGGCCTGGGTGATGGACCAGTAGCGGTCCAGGCTGATGGCACACAGGTGCACAATGGAGGAGGTGCAAAACAGCACATCCAAGGCCAGGTAGATCTCGCACCAGACCTTGCCAAAGTACCAGTAGCCCATCACCTCATTGGCCAACGAGAAAGGGATGACCAGCGTGGCCACCAGGATGTCAGCTgaggccagggagaccaggaAGAGGTTCTGGGGGGCCTTGAGCCCACGGCTGGTGAAGACGGCGATGATGACCAGCACGTTGCCGAAGATGGTGAAGAGCATGAGCAGCCCCGCCAGGCTGATAAGGGTGAGGGTGGTGTGGAGGGGGTACGGTGTGCCTCCCCTCGGCCCGGCGTCACTCTCATTCAGGCTCCCGTTGCCCCCAGGAGGCGGGTAACCCTCCTCTTCCAGCTGGTGCTGGTACTCCATGGCAGAGAGGAAGCGCCCTCTCTCCGTGAACGGGTTCTCCAGGTTAAACATCAAACCGAGCCTGCCGTGCCCCCTGCTAGGAGTCACCCAGAAACTCAAGGGCCGGCCGCTGCACCTGGCAGGTCTGTCGCCTCCTGCCAGCGGAGCGAGCGGCGAAGCTTAATTCAATCCGCAGCAGCCTCTGGCTCCCATGACTTCTGTTTCCTAGAGCGAGAGCGGCCGCGCGAGGGGGAGGGCAGCGTCTCTGCCCTTTGGTTTGTTCGGGTCTTTTATAAGCAGCAAGcggctgctcctccctccccgtggTGAAATCTGCTTCATTTCCAGCCGGCTTTGGGGGGGCAGAGGctttccatccctccccccccccccccccgccagctccaCGCCCAGAGCAGGGTCCGCACGGCTGGGAAGAGTTCTCGGTTCCTGTTCAAGGCTCCGAAACGAAGTTCGCCTTACCTGGGCGGAGAGGGCAGGCGGGGAAGGGTCTGGCGCGTTAATCAAGGGGTCCAGCTAAGGGGGAGGGCGATGCGGGGGGGGGATTGTCCAGGGGGAAGCGATTGGCtggatctccccccccccgcagtgtcCGGCAGGAAAGCAAATCCGAGGCGAGGCGAGGCAAGGGGCTCAGCCGGCGCAGCGAGGAGCGGGACACAAGGTGGGGGGGTCCCCGTCGCTCTCCGGGAGCTGGTCCCTCCAGCTGCAGGCGGCTCGGAGCCGGAGCGGCGTCCCCCTCGGAGCCGGGCAGTCCGGAGCCGGGCTCGGGCTCAGCCCGAGAGCGCGGGGTGGGGAGCGGCGCCTCCTGCCGCCTCCTGCAGCCGCCGCGCTGCCTCCCTCGCAGCCGGCTGCTTTATAGCCCCGGGCTCAATCCGGAGCCGCCGAGCAGCCGGCGTCAGCCCACGTGCGAACCGGCCCTGCCTGCGCGCGTCCGCACCCCGCTCCCCCGTCCCCACTCGCCCCTCCCCGgtcaccccacacccccacccctccccggtcaccccacaccccgacacacccCTACCCGTCACcccacaccccgacacacccctccccggtcaccccacccctccccgtcaccccacaccccgacacacccCTCCCCGGTCACcgctcacacccccaccccgacacacccctccccggtcaccccacccctccccgtcaccccacaccccgacacacccCTCCCCGGTCACcgctcacacccccaccccgacacacccctccgcggtcaccccacccctccccgtcaccccacaccccgacacacccctccgcggtcaccccaccccttcccgtcaccccacaccccgacacacccCTACCCGTCACcccacaccccgacacacccctccgcggtcaccccacccctccccgtcaccccacaccccgacacacccCTCCGTGGTCAgcactcacacccccacccctccccggtcaccccacaccccgacacacccctccgcggtcaccccaccccccccgtcaccccacaccccgacacacccctccccagtcaccgctcacacccccaccccgacacacccctccgcggtcaccccacccctccccgtcaccccacaccccgacacacccCTCCCCGGTCACcgctcacacccccaccccgacacACCCCTCCGCGGTCAgcactcacacccccacccctccccagtcaccccacaccccgacacacccCTACCCGTCACcccacaccccgacacacccctccgcggtcaccccacccctccccgtcaccccacaccccgacacacccCTCCGCGGTCACCACTCACACCCGCACCCCGACACACCCCTCCGCGGTCAgcactcacacccccacccctccccggtcaccccacaccccgacacacccCTCCCCGACACAtccctcacacccccaccccgacacACCCCTCCCCGTCACCCCACACCCTCCCCGGtcagcacacacacccctccccggacaccccacacccctccacacccctccccagtcaccgctcacacccccaccccggcacACCCCTCCCCGTCACCCCACACCGCTCCCCGGtcagcacacacacccctccccggtcaccccacccctccccgtcaccccacaccccgacacacccctccccggtcaccccacccctccccgtcaccccacaccccgacacacccCTCCCCGGTCACcgctcacacccccaccccgacacacccctccgcggtcaccccacccctccccgtcaccccacaccccgacacacccctccgcggtcaccccaccccttcccgtcaccccacaccccgacacacccCTACCCGTCACcccacaccccgacacacccctccgcggtcaccccacccctccccatcaccccacaccccgacacacccctccgcggtcaccccacccctccccgtcaccccacaccccgacacacccCTCCGTGGTCAgcactcacacccccacccctccccggtcaccccacaccccgacacacccctccgcggtcaccccaccccccccgtcaccccacaccccgacacacccCTCCGCGGTCAccactcacacccccaccccgacacACCCCTCCGCGGTCAgcactcacacccccacccctccccggtcaccccacaccccgacacacccCTCCCCGACACAtccctcacacccccaccccgacacACCCCTCCCCGTCACCCCACACCCTCCCCGGtcagcacacacacccctccccggacaccccacacccctccacacccctccccagtcaccgctcacacccccaccccggcacACCCCTCCCCGTCACCCCACACCGCTCCCCGGtcagcacacacacccctccccggtcaccccacacccccctccccaccccgacaCACCCCTCCCCGGTCACCtctcacacccccacacccctccccggTCACCACTCACACCCCTACCccgacacacccctcccctcGACACCCCTCCCCGGTCACCACTCACACCCACACTCCTACACACCCCTCCCTGGTCACCCCACACCCCGACACATCCTTTCCTGGTCACCACTCACACCCCTCCCCGACACACCCCTCCCTGGTCAgcactcacacccccacccctccacacccctccCCGGTCAccattcacacccccacccctccctggtcaccactcacacccacaccccttcccagtcaccactcacacccacacccctACATACCCCTCTCTGGTCATCACTCACCCCCATACCCCTGCCCGGTCACCATTCATCCACACCCCTACACAGTCCTCCCTGGTCAGcactcacacccacacccctccctggTCACTACTCACACCCATACCCCTACACACCCCTCCCTGGtcaccacacacacccacacccctccctggTCACCACTAACCCCCACACCCCTTCACACCCCTCCCTGGTCACCACTCACACCCATGCACTCCCCTCCCTGGTCACCATTCACACACACCACGCTCCCTAgtcacacccacacccctccctggtcaccactcacacacacacccacatacCCATCCCTGGTACCACTCacaccaccccacacacacactcccctcccttcctggtcaccactcacacacacacacccctccctggtCACCACTCACACACACGTCCCTCCCTCCATGGTCACCATCCACACCCCCCTCTCCCTGGTcaccattcacacacacacccttccctgGTCACCagtcccacacacacccctccctgctcaccactaacaccctcacacacacacccctccctgctcACCATTCACACAGCCACATACACCCCTCCCTGCTcaccattcacacacacacccttccctgGTCACCagtcccacacacacccctccctgctcaccactaacaccctcacacacacacccctccctgctcACCATTCACACAGCCACATACACCCCTCCCTGCTCACCATtcacacgcacgcacacagagACGTGTCCCTGGTCACCATTCACACTCATACACCCCTTTTTTGGACTAAAGTAATGATTGATACATTTATGTTATGGGAAGCTATGCGAGGAACAGACCCCGGATTTGGCCTGACCGTTAGAAAGCACAGATTCAGCATGCTTGAGAGGAGTTGACAAGGTCTGTGTTAGTTGTAAAAGCCACACCCCAAGACAAAAAGTCTCTTCTAAAGCGATAAGATTACTGCTTTTTCCCTGAGCTCAGAAAGATTTGTTTACCCCACCACTCTTGTGTTCTTATGttgcttgttttcttttcatgtgtCCCAAGTGGTATGAATAGGCTTACTGAAGTCTGTCACGCCCCAAAGATTTTAGAGTGGTTATGTTAAAGAATGAATAGATAATAAAATGTAGATGTAATAGAATATATGTTAAGTGAAATAGAGTGTGATTGTGGTTGTGTGATTGAATGGGTAATATAAGGTCAAGGCACCAGATTTAGGATACCTAGGACCGTTTGGCCGAAGAATGCTCTGGGAAAGATAACTCGATAATCCTGAGGGGACACCCGAATCCACCCCCAACTGCCccaaggacaggggtggggggcgaagaacaagataacaacaGTCATCGCTGTGTCATCTGCATGATTGACTATCACTTTgaacatgaaaaaagaaaaggaggacgtgtggcatcttaaagactaacgttgatgaagtgggctgtagctcacgaaagctttatgctctaataaattggttagtctctaaggtgccacaagtcctcctgttctttttacagatacagactaacacggctgctactctgaaactttaaacATGAGAACAGCATAACGAGGCAAACCCCATGGACTTGTCTGACAGACAcgtaagcccagatcctcaaaggaattGAGTCTCCCAACTTTCACTGAAGTTCTTAGCGGTTAGAGACTAACGTTTCTAGTTCATGTGTACGTGTAATATTCAAGAGGGATGAGAACTTCAAAAAGCAATAGAGATGTGAACTTAGGCTGCATCTGTCTCTCTCATTTTGGTGGGTGACCAGAGCAACATTATGACTTTCTCAGCCATAAAAGAAAAGATGAATCCCTATAAAGACAGACCCAAAAGACTGAGGACTTTGGGTCTGGTTCTgcaaccaacttccaggagcatcagatgtgcatctgacaaggcccggctccatcctcgtgtccaggccacctggccagtgacttggcacaaGCAACTCCTCAGCTGGTAACTATAAGAACAACTTTgcagaaattgtgtgtgtgtgtgaatgtgtgagtgaatggaatgttatagctggAACTGATTGCTTACTCTGATTCTCTGAGTCTTTCTGTATGCACAATAAACGCAGCCTATTGCCTTATCCCCcgaataagatcctgctggttttcaCCTTGGCCACcgttcacactctctctctctctctcacacacacacacacacacacatatatcccTAGTCAAcattcacacatacacacaaaacccTCCCTCATCACTATTCACACTCACCCTCTCtctctgttacacacacacacagactcctcCATGGTcaccattcacacacacaaacacgcccCCCTGCCTGGTCACCattcacattcacacacacacacctccctgaTCACCactcacacatgtgcacacacagcctggtcaccattcacacacacacacatccctggtCACcattcacactctctctctctcacacacacacacaaaaccctcccTCATCACTATTCACACTCACCCTCTCTCTCTGTTACACACACAATACACACCCCTCCCTGGTCAccatccatacacacacacatccctggtCACcattcacactctctctctctcacacacacacacaaagccctgACTCATCACTATTcacacacgctctctctctctctctcacacacacaatacacaccCCTCCCTGGTCACcattcacactctctctctctctcacacacacacacaaccctgacTCATCACTATTcacacacgctctctctctctctctcacacacacaatacacaccCCTCCCTGGTCACcattcacactctctctctctctcacacacacacacaaccctgacTCATCACTATTcacacacgctctctctctctctctcacacacaatacACACCCCTCCCTGGTCAccatccatacacacacacacacaatcctccctAGTCACCTTTCCCACACGCACACACCTGTCCCTGGTCacccttcacacaacacacacaccccccgccctACTCCCGCTCCATTCAGCCCCTTCACACACAGCGCTGCGCCCCCGGTGCTCTGCCcgtccaccccccccccgacacctcgtgccccctcccccagctcacccCCTTGCCCGGGCACCGCACCAAAGCCGGGCTGTGCCCCGTGGGGAGCGGCTCAACCCACCAGCAGAGGGGCGGCTGGGCAGGAAATACCGGAGCGGGGCGGGGGTTATTCATCACCTGTTtcagagagtgagtgtgtgttggggggccgTGCGCGTGTgctgagcggggggtggggggggagagttgtgtgagtgtgtgcacacACTATATGTGTCCTGTGGCCACGGGGAATTGTTAATCCTCTTTGCgtatttgtgttggggggggtgggggtgctgctcTCCTGTGTCGGTGCTGGGGATTGTTGATCTccactggtggggtggggggggggttgagatcctgtgcaggggtgggggggtgctcccctgtgtctgtgctggggggtgttGATCCCTCTGTGTGTCGCGCAGGGGTGTTgagatcctggggggggggggtgatccCCCTGTGTGTCACGTGGGGATGTTGAgatcctggggggcgggggcggagtgCTCCCCTGTGTCTGTCCTGAGGGGTGTTGATCCCTCTGTGTGTCGCGGAGGGGTGTTGAGATCCTGGGGGGGGGGATGATCCCTCTGTGTGTCGCGTGGGGGTGTTgagatcctgggggggggggggtgtgatcCCCCTGTGTGTCACGTGGGGATGTTGAgatcctggggggcgggggcggagtgCTCCCCTGTGTCTGTCCTGAGGGGTGTTGATCCCTCTGTGTGTCGCGCAGGGGTGTTGAGATCCTGGGGGGGGGGATGATCCCTCTGTGTGTCGCGTGGGGGTGTTgagatcctggggggggggggggggtgtgatcCCCCTGTGTGTCACGTGGGGATGTTGAgatcctggggggcgggggcggagtgCTCCCCTGTGTCTGTCCTGAGGGGTGTTGATCCCTCTGTGTGTCGCGCAGGGGTGTTgagatcctggggggggggggggtgatccCTCTGTGTGTCGCGTGGGGGTGTTgagatcctgggggggggggagtgctcCCCTGTGTCTGTGCGAGGGGTGTTGATCCCCGAGGGTGTTGCCCATCTCTCCATGGGAGGTAGCAGAAGGAGGCTGCGGCTGttacaccccctgccctgagcagcactTTCCCGAGGGGCCCAGCACAGCTCGGGCAGGTATTTCACCCCagggcacccccagcccagcggcCGCCACCACTTTCGTTTTTTAACCGTGTACAGCAAGGAGCTGGAGAACAAACCGGGGTTCCCGGCCGGAGCCCCCCTCTTGCTGTgtctgccgccaccaccaccccttTGCCAGGCGGGTGGCCCGGGGTGCCCCGCAGGGCTGTCATGCTGTGAATGCAGCTTTTGCAatgtggggaggtgcagggaaCTGGCACCATTTCTCGGGTGCTGCCTGATGGGAAACGATTCCACTCAGACGCCCAGGGAGAGATGCCCAGAGACGCTGCTTTGCTCTAACCAcaacctagggaggttgtggggggagagaatttTACTCTGGAGTATTTGCTCTGTGTAGTGCTGGGTGGGCGAGCTGGGGTAATACTTGCATTTAGATTGCAAACTGTtcggggggatggggaagggggggttagggtccatctacacagcagctgggaggtgtaatacacagcagctgggaggtgtaattcccagctcaggaaGACATACCCATGTGAGCTCTGCTTTAGCTAGTGCATGAAAATAGCAGCATGGTTGCAGCAGCATGGGTGAGGTCTTGGGTTAGACACCAAGTAcagtcccaccccacccccagctaccTACTGGGGAGGCTCGACCAAGCCACTGCCTGGGTCACCATAGCCATGCTGCTCCAGCAAAGCAAGGGTGTCTGTCTCCTGGCCCTGGGACTTACACCTCCAGGCTGTTGTAATGTGGACATACCTAACCTTACTGTGAatttctacagtgcctagcacaacgtgGCTCAGACTGGGGCCTTttggtgctacagtaatacaaataattaccaATAATAGTCATagatgctgccacaccccctggctggaagtggtttccatcacagacagggtttacagtttggttcaatggctctcagcccccctcaatacaaatggttccagcacccctgattgtTTCAGTGGCTTTTTCTGAACAAGTTAAATTAATAAGGCACATCGAaccaaaggatggagattcatGTTAGGCTCCTTCCTTCTGTTTAACCCAGCAGAGTTTGTTTGTGTGGGGAGGATGGGAGGATGTCAGAGGTGAGATGGGATGGAAACCAGCTTTTAAACTAAAGAGTCCAGCATGCCCAGCAAATCCTGGGCTAGAGCAATACTCATCCAGGCAGTGCTGGTTGCCCAAGGGatacagggctgggggagaacttacagaacagaagaacggccatactgggtcagaacaatggtccatcgagcccagtatcctgtcttccgacagtggccagggccaggtgcttcagagggagtgaacagaacagggcagtttcgTTTGGTTTTTAAAGGAGGCTAGCATGGCTTGTGCGGAATTAGTGCACGTGTTTTACAGATAATGGATATTGTGTAAGGAGCACTGGGCTGACTTGAGCTAGGCAGCACCAAGGACAGAGCGAGGGTACAGTGGCACCTACTGGCCACATTACGTTATTGTAAGTACAATTTCATTTTTTATGATTATTAAATAAGGCTAAATCCCAGCTAGCCTGCAAACTGAAGAAACTCTAATTTCTTTGTCCCA from Eretmochelys imbricata isolate rEreImb1 chromosome 7, rEreImb1.hap1, whole genome shotgun sequence encodes:
- the ADRA2A gene encoding alpha-2A adrenergic receptor — protein: MFNLENPFTERGRFLSAMEYQHQLEEEGYPPPGGNGSLNESDAGPRGGTPYPLHTTLTLISLAGLLMLFTIFGNVLVIIAVFTSRGLKAPQNLFLVSLASADILVATLVIPFSLANEVMGYWYFGKVWCEIYLALDVLFCTSSIVHLCAISLDRYWSITQAIEYNLKRTPRRIKCIIFIVWVISAVISFPPLISIEKKNGQQADRAAGCKINDEKWYIISSCIGSFFAPCLIMILVYVRIYQIAKRRTRVPPSKRGEHPNKRQNGLADKEELPAAAKLNGEKVTEGEGGQERELNGIDMEETSSSEHNENHQCRKQGRPQRCKGKTKLSQIKPGDSLPRRMEEERNAKASRWRGRQNREKRFTFVLAVVIGVFVICWFPFFFTYTLTAVCKSCSVPDTLFKFFFWFGYCNSSLNPVIYTIFNHDFRRAFKKILCRIDRKRIV